The genomic segment GATCGCAGGGTCTGGCCCTGAGCTTGGGATCCCTCAAGGGTCTCAATAAGATTGGCTCAGCGGCATGAGAGACCTGATAAAGGGGGTGAAAGGCTATATACGGAGACTTGCGGTTTGTTCCCCTGGCTATCTGAGGCCCACTATGGCTACAGGTGTAATGAAGAGCCAGGAAAGAGACACAAGTGTTGAGTTTTCGATGGTGTATGCCGGGGAAAAGTAAAGcttgtggtggtggtggctaGCTTGTTGAAAGCGTCCAGTTGAGTTGAAATGGGAATGAACAAGGGGGCGCGGGGGTTGAGAAGGAGAGACTCCCCTCTCCTTTTCTTATCTCTTTGAGGTTAGAGTAAAAAGTGCAGCCCGGTCAGGCGTCATGAGTAGGTAGAAATGAGATGTTCTTGATGTTCAACAAATGGTCTTTTTCCTGCACGCAAATTTGGGTGGGCATGTATGAACGTGTGCATGAGACTTTCAAAGTCCAAGGTGATCATCGTCTCTACTTGCCTCTCCTAAATCACACGAGGAGAACAGGCATTGCAACACATAAAAAGGCTGAACGGATCTTGAGTAATTATTGGTATTGTACCTCTCCGCAGTGACAGCCACTCATCGCTGCCCTACACCTTGGAGAAAGGCTCGCTTGTCGAATGATCGTAATGACCGCTATTAACAACTAAGAAGAGAGAGAACCAAAACATCTGTGAAGTGCTCATGATGGAAAAAACGAACGCCTGCAATGAATTGCTGACCAACTTCTTTTGTGAGGCAGTGGGTTTCCATCCTCCGGAACGCCTGATCGACTATAagggaatattaaaaaagagtccCGCACCATAATgaaagggggtatttatccAGACTGAGGAAAGCCAGACCAAAGGAAAATTCATGCCGAGGTGTGTACCCAATCAAATCGAATCGAATGTGATCGGGGTGGCGCCATGCCTGCAGCCGTGTTGCGTACGCCATGGCAATGTGCGTTGTGTTTGTCGTCGTTCTTTACTGAGGAGAAGAGTGTAGATCGCGTTGCATGTCTTGAGACGACGTTCTCAGTCGGCGAACCCATGCCGTCTTAAGCCAAATGGACGCATATCTGTCCGCCTGCGATTCTCGATGATGCTATCTGTCGAAAACGAGGGCGTTGACCACATGACCCTCTGCCCAGCCCTGTTCAGCGAGGGAGAGATTGTCCTTAAGGATCTTGCCCATATAGGCGATGCGAATCTTTTTGGTGCTAGCGAGCTGGGAGCTTGTTAGATGATGCCCTCTCCAGGATAATTAGGCTGAGGCGGAGCTCAAGATATGTTACTTACTCCTGACTGCTCCTGGATCTTACGAGCAACAGTTCTGACGCTATCGCTCTTGACAAAGCTGACAGTGACATCGCGTGCAGTCTCGCTCAGGCGGGCTAGAACGGAGAGCTGGCCCCGGGCGTCGACAACGGCCTTACCCTTCTCTTCTCTCCGGCGGACGTTGTCTTCCTCGTCCAGCTCCTCCGTAGTCTCCTCTCCTCCCGCAAGATCGTCCTTGAGGTCTCTAGTAGAGAGCGCTTCGTCGGCGCCATCAATCGTGGCATCGTCCTCTACTAAATTCGTGGGATTGGCGACAAGCCACTCAGACAGGGGATAGTAGTTGCCCAGTTGATCGTAGGCACCCTGAGCAAGATTACCCGTGGGAAGAGTGATCTCTGCCGCATTAAGAATGCCTTGTGCTGTCGCAAGACCATCGGTGCCGTCGTCAGCGGCACCCTGGCCGACGGGGTCCCAGATAACCTCGAGGGCTGCGCGCAAAGACTGCCAGACTTCTGGGCGGCCAGTAACGCGGGTATCAAAGAAGTCTCTTCGCTCGCGGTCTATTGCGACACGGGTCCAGGCGCGACCCTTAGAAGTCCAGACGTGGCGGCGCAGAGGCTTGTTGATGTGCTTGTCGAGAGGCATACTGGAGTGGCGGCCCCGACGGCAACCGGAGGAGGTCTGTGTTGTTTCGGCAGGAGAGTCATCGTCGCGATGAACTGAGGCGGGCGCAGAGTTGATAGCTCTCGCGGAGCCCGTGTTGGTCGGACCCGGGTAGTGGGCGTTAGAGCCCTGGGGACGGGAGAGACAGCAGCCCTATGCAAGAAGGATCGTCAGTCTGAGAACATGCGGGAGGTGGTCGGACGAGGTATGCAGGTATTGGCAGGAAGAGCGCTTGGGCGTATCGGAGTAGTGTCCGACGGCGGTATCATACAGAGACGAGAGGGAGAGGAAGTAAATATTTACCATATTGTCAACGCCTTCAGATGGAGGATGGGGTGTTCGGTTCTGTGTTGGCGAGGGAGATTGATTCTAGCAAGCTGATGCGTCTCGTGCCATTGCCCAGGTTGTGATTTGCGGCGTGTTGGTGATGATCAAGTGTCGCCGTTGACCTCGAGATGAAAGACGAGTCAAGACAAGCTTCGGCTAGCTGTACTGAACAAAGATGTCAAAAGGTTGGCGGGAACTAATTAGTGGCTTTGCCGTAGAGAGGTCGGGTGGTGAAAACGGGGGCGATGTTGAAAGAGGAGAGGAAACGAGTATGGGCTGTTGGAGGGTCTAGACCCTTGTGTCGTTGACGTGACGATCTGACGCTGGTTGGTCGACGAGCTGCGGCTGTCGTGTATTAAaaaggtgtgtgtgtgtgtgtcgtGTTGGTCCCGGACGGAGCGTGGGGAGAGCGACGGGAAGTGGTGTAGCTGAAGTCAAGAAAGGTACGTATTCGAGGGGGAGGCGTTGCGAATGGAACGAGAGCAGAGAGAAGGTGGGTGGTGAGAGGCACAGAGCAGAGGAGAGCTCCTCAAAAACGTTGCAGGCGGCAGAAGGAGGGCAGCAGAGAAGAAGATGAAAAGTGACGAGAGAAAGTGAGGGACTAGGACTGTGTTTGGGAGGGTGGGTGAGGCACCTGGGGTCCAGTGGTGACGAAGGGAAGGATTACTGCGAGAGGTAAGGTAGCAGGTGAGGTGAGTGGTGAGAGGTGAGATGGTGAAGGCAAGGTGAGTGTGGTGAGTGAGTCTCTCTTGGTACCTTATCGCTCACCGCTAAGGatacctaggtaggtaccttagtACATCTCGAGGTAAAAAATGGAAAGAATGCAGCAGATGATCAGTGGTTGCAGTTCCCCGGAAGAGGATATCGGCAGCAGGGGTGGTGCTAGTCCAGGCTTGTCCAGTGGGTTGCCGCTGTGAGACGTCGAAATTGGGCTTGTTTTTCGCTTCCCGTCCGCTTCGTTTGCGAAGAGATAAGGCGAGAAAGCAGTGGACCTCGACTTTTCgtcccttttccccctttgaGCATTCCTCTTTTAAGATCcgaggtaccttaccttaccttactccgtaccttGTGTATGATTTGAATGCACGCAACCGTGGGATATCTCTGGGTTCAGCATCCAAATCAAGACATGTTTTGCTCCTTCGAGTCTCCCGTTTGCACGTGGATTATCCTCTTTCAGAAATATTCGAAAG from the Colletotrichum lupini chromosome 3, complete sequence genome contains:
- a CDS encoding ubiquitin domain-containing protein, which encodes MVNIYFLSLSSLYDTAVGHYSDTPKRSSCQYLHTSSDHLPHGSNAHYPGPTNTGSARAINSAPASVHRDDDSPAETTQTSSGCRRGRHSSMPLDKHINKPLRRHVWTSKGRAWTRVAIDRERRDFFDTRVTGRPEVWQSLRAALEVIWDPVGQGAADDGTDGLATAQGILNAAEITLPTGNLAQGAYDQLGNYYPLSEWLVANPTNLVEDDATIDGADEALSTRDLKDDLAGGEETTEELDEEDNVRRREEKGKAVVDARGQLSVLARLSETARDVTVSFVKSDSVRTVARKIQEQSGLASTKKIRIAYMGKILKDNLSLAEQGWAEGHVVNALVFDR